From the Vicinamibacteria bacterium genome, one window contains:
- a CDS encoding cytochrome D1 domain-containing protein, whose amino-acid sequence MPRIGLLLFLGLAMTTAEGPPPIKASSPPGGLLLVANKGDHTLGIIDPQQSRQLATVEESGVTGHEVIASPDGRTAYVPIYGDSGVGRPGTDGQTLDVIDIASGRRLATIDFGRPERPHCPLFGTDGRLYVTTELTNTVTVIDPKTRQIVERIPTGQPESHMLALTRDGKRAYTSNVGVGTVSAIDLVARKVSAVIPVSGRAQRISLSLDDRWVFTADQTQPRLAVIDTATNQLKEWVSLPGIAYGTAPTPDGRRLLITLLGVNGLGVLDLPSLKLSRTINVPRTPQEVVVRPDGRFAYVSCDHSHQVAVVDLETWKVERLIEAGSLADGLAWAVARP is encoded by the coding sequence ATGCCGCGGATCGGGCTCCTGTTGTTTCTTGGCTTGGCCATGACGACCGCGGAGGGGCCGCCTCCGATCAAAGCGTCGAGCCCCCCCGGGGGCCTGCTGCTGGTGGCCAACAAGGGCGACCACACCCTGGGGATCATCGATCCCCAGCAGAGCCGCCAGCTGGCCACGGTAGAGGAGAGCGGCGTCACCGGGCACGAGGTGATCGCCTCCCCGGACGGGCGCACCGCCTACGTGCCCATCTACGGCGACTCCGGCGTGGGGCGGCCGGGGACGGATGGGCAGACCCTGGACGTGATCGACATTGCGTCCGGGCGCCGCCTGGCCACCATTGACTTCGGCCGTCCCGAGCGGCCCCACTGTCCCCTGTTCGGGACCGACGGTCGGCTCTACGTCACCACCGAGCTCACGAACACCGTGACCGTGATCGATCCCAAGACCCGCCAGATCGTGGAGCGGATCCCGACCGGCCAGCCGGAGTCGCACATGCTGGCCCTGACCCGGGACGGCAAACGCGCCTACACCTCGAACGTGGGCGTGGGCACGGTCAGCGCCATCGACCTCGTGGCCCGGAAGGTCTCGGCGGTCATACCCGTCTCCGGCCGCGCCCAGCGCATCTCCCTCTCCTTGGACGACCGCTGGGTGTTCACCGCCGACCAGACCCAGCCGCGGCTCGCGGTCATCGACACCGCCACCAACCAGTTGAAGGAGTGGGTGAGCCTCCCCGGCATCGCCTACGGCACCGCCCCCACCCCGGACGGCCGTCGGCTGCTGATCACCCTCCTCGGCGTCAACGGACTGGGTGTGCTCGACCTGCCGTCCCTGAAGCTCTCGCGCACCATCAACGTGCCGCGGACCCCGCAGGAGGTGGTGGTGCGGCCGGACGGCCGGTTTGCCTACGTCTCCTGCGACCACAGCCACCAAGTGGCGGTCGTGGACCTGGAGACATGGAAAGTCGAGCGGCTGATCGAGGCGGGGTCGTTGGCGGACGGGTTGG
- a CDS encoding cupin domain-containing protein, protein MKPLSLSVILAASALASADGPAKPAVMGSAAVAWEDIVAKPAKGLSRPVFQAPTATLDELEVHVTTLPPGEAPHPPHKHPDEEIIIIKEGTVEAIVNGETRRLGAGSVIFQAAGQLHTIKNVGDVPAVYHVIKWNSPGMLKARQG, encoded by the coding sequence ATGAAGCCCCTCAGCCTTTCCGTGATTCTTGCCGCCTCCGCCCTGGCTTCGGCCGACGGACCCGCGAAGCCAGCCGTGATGGGCTCGGCCGCCGTCGCCTGGGAGGACATCGTGGCCAAGCCGGCCAAGGGTCTGTCTCGGCCCGTGTTTCAGGCCCCCACCGCCACCCTGGACGAGCTTGAGGTCCACGTGACGACCCTGCCCCCCGGCGAAGCGCCCCATCCCCCCCACAAGCACCCGGACGAGGAGATCATCATTATCAAGGAAGGCACGGTCGAGGCCATCGTCAACGGCGAGACCCGCCGGCTGGGGGCGGGCTCCGTCATCTTCCAGGCCGCCGGTCAGCTCCACACCATAAAGAACGTGGGCGACGTACCGGCCGTGTACCACGTGATCAAGTGGAACTCCCCTGGCATGCTCAAAGCCCGGCAGGGGTAG